In Azospirillaceae bacterium, a genomic segment contains:
- a CDS encoding ATPase: MKRIYKTVAVVPAENGGWQVQLDARILRSPAKADLVLPTEGLAQAIAAEWDAQGETVKPDTMPMMQLASTCVDRVGPQRATILDGTAAYGGTDLLCYRADQPAALVERQAKGWQPLLDWAALRYDALLQVTAGIMHRAQDPAALNALKRALEELDAWQLTGVQNLVSLTGSLVLGLAAFEGRIDATQIFDLAELDESFQIEQWGEDDEARERRDGLKADLVASLRYLDLIKA; encoded by the coding sequence ATGAAGCGCATCTACAAGACGGTGGCCGTGGTGCCGGCGGAAAACGGCGGCTGGCAGGTTCAACTGGATGCCCGCATCCTGAGGTCGCCGGCCAAGGCCGACCTGGTGCTGCCGACCGAGGGGCTGGCCCAGGCCATCGCCGCCGAATGGGATGCCCAGGGTGAGACGGTGAAGCCCGATACCATGCCCATGATGCAATTGGCCTCCACCTGCGTCGACCGGGTGGGGCCACAGCGGGCCACCATCCTGGACGGCACGGCGGCTTACGGCGGGACCGACCTGCTGTGTTACCGCGCCGACCAGCCGGCGGCCCTGGTGGAGCGGCAGGCCAAGGGCTGGCAGCCGCTGCTGGATTGGGCGGCCCTGCGCTACGACGCGCTGCTGCAGGTGACCGCCGGCATCATGCACCGCGCCCAGGACCCGGCGGCGCTGAACGCCCTGAAGCGTGCGCTGGAGGAACTGGACGCCTGGCAACTGACCGGCGTCCAGAACCTGGTGTCGCTGACCGGTTCTCTGGTGCTGGGCCTGGCCGCGTTCGAGGGCCGCATAGACGCCACCCAGATCTTCGACCTGGCCGAACTCGACGAGTCGTTCCAAATCGAGCAGTGGGGCGAGGATGATGAGGCGCGGGAACGGCGGGACGGGTTGAAGGCCGACCTGGTTGCCAGTTTACGTTACCTGGACTTGATCAAGGCCTAA
- a CDS encoding SCP2 sterol-binding domain-containing protein, with the protein MTFDQLEAKMRASLSQFTGLGAKVKFDFGGDGALFLDATKVPTVSRDPVDVNTTLKISLADFVKLSEGKLSPTLAFTFGKLKVQGDMGVAMRLASMLDD; encoded by the coding sequence ATGACCTTCGACCAGCTTGAAGCCAAGATGCGCGCCTCGCTGTCCCAATTCACCGGCCTGGGGGCCAAGGTGAAGTTCGACTTCGGCGGCGATGGCGCCTTGTTCCTGGACGCGACCAAGGTGCCCACCGTGTCGCGCGATCCGGTGGACGTGAACACCACGCTGAAAATCTCGCTGGCCGATTTCGTGAAGCTCAGCGAAGGAAAGCTCAGCCCCACCCTGGCCTTCACCTTCGGCAAGCTGAAGGTCCAGGGTGACATGGGCGTCGCGATGAGGCTCGCCTCCATGCTGGATGACTGA
- a CDS encoding FAD-binding oxidoreductase: protein MVFETATARRSILKGLGALVVGASLPAKAQQLLADPGVELHPLPRVLSKGAWSDLARALTGDLVLPNDAYFGNYSQVNNLSYSQRPAAIARCQNDADVSACLKWAQNTNTPFAVRSGGHNYAGFSTTSGLLIDMSPMAKIKVDGDRVIIQGGTINVAVYRALERMGRTITHGRCEGVGAAGFLLGGGVGFNMRRYGIGSDLLRSTDLVLAGGEKVTASATTNPKLLWACQGGGGGNFGVNTSFTLQTYDVKSVTVFILTWSKNQERVLYELLHRLQEAPTSFGCKINVTPPTPEQRAQGNDLVVSVMGQIHTGTKGTPSLKELFGNLLEQADHPRQIETDLPYWEGQDFLSEEAFPYFYREQSVFLKTADLTEKAVADMMAAARAMPGTSMPSSFKFFQVGGEVNKVKPTDTAFVHRGFDWLFSSEVNWWELRDPPSLVSDNLVWQQQFYDSVRRLTPMGGAYQNFPDPALKDWQSAYYAENYGDLQKVKRDVDPGGLFKFAQAIKPA, encoded by the coding sequence ATGGTGTTCGAAACAGCGACGGCCCGGCGGTCGATCCTGAAGGGGCTGGGCGCCCTGGTGGTGGGGGCCAGCCTGCCGGCCAAGGCGCAGCAGCTGTTGGCCGACCCGGGCGTGGAACTGCATCCGCTGCCCCGCGTGCTGAGCAAAGGGGCGTGGTCCGACCTGGCGCGGGCGCTGACGGGCGACCTGGTGCTGCCCAACGACGCCTATTTCGGCAATTACTCCCAGGTCAACAATCTGTCCTACTCCCAGCGCCCGGCCGCCATCGCACGCTGCCAAAACGACGCCGACGTCAGCGCCTGTCTGAAATGGGCACAGAACACCAACACCCCCTTCGCCGTTCGCTCCGGCGGCCATAACTACGCCGGCTTCTCCACCACCTCGGGCCTGCTGATCGACATGTCGCCCATGGCCAAGATCAAGGTGGATGGCGACCGCGTCATCATCCAGGGCGGCACCATCAACGTGGCGGTCTATCGGGCGCTTGAACGCATGGGCCGCACCATCACCCACGGCCGATGTGAAGGCGTGGGCGCCGCCGGCTTCCTGCTGGGCGGCGGCGTCGGCTTCAACATGCGACGCTACGGCATCGGGTCGGACCTGCTGCGCTCCACCGACCTGGTGCTGGCCGGTGGCGAGAAGGTGACCGCCAGCGCCACCACCAATCCCAAGCTGCTGTGGGCCTGCCAGGGCGGCGGCGGCGGCAATTTCGGTGTCAACACCAGCTTCACGCTCCAGACCTACGACGTGAAGTCCGTCACGGTGTTCATCCTGACCTGGAGCAAGAACCAGGAACGGGTGCTGTACGAACTGCTGCATCGCCTGCAGGAGGCCCCCACCAGCTTCGGCTGCAAGATAAACGTCACCCCGCCCACGCCGGAGCAACGGGCCCAGGGCAACGACCTGGTCGTTTCCGTCATGGGGCAAATTCATACGGGAACGAAGGGAACACCATCCCTGAAGGAACTGTTCGGCAACCTGCTGGAGCAGGCGGACCATCCCCGCCAGATCGAAACCGACCTGCCCTACTGGGAAGGGCAGGACTTCCTCTCCGAAGAGGCTTTCCCCTATTTTTACCGGGAGCAATCGGTCTTCCTGAAGACGGCGGACCTGACGGAAAAGGCGGTCGCGGACATGATGGCCGCCGCCCGGGCCATGCCGGGCACCAGCATGCCGTCGTCCTTCAAGTTCTTCCAAGTCGGCGGGGAAGTGAACAAGGTGAAGCCCACGGACACGGCCTTCGTCCACCGTGGCTTCGATTGGCTGTTTTCCAGCGAGGTCAACTGGTGGGAACTCAGGGACCCGCCCAGCCTGGTGTCGGACAACCTGGTCTGGCAGCAGCAGTTCTATGACAGTGTGCGCCGCCTGACGCCCATGGGCGGCGCCTACCAGAACTTCCCCGACCCGGCGCTGAAGGATTGGCAGAGCGCCTATTACGCCGAGAACTACGGCGACCTGCAAAAGGTGAAGAGGGATGTCGACCCCGGCGGGCTGTTCAAATTCGCCCAGGCGATCAAGCCGGCGTAG